A window of the Brassica napus cultivar Da-Ae chromosome A2, Da-Ae, whole genome shotgun sequence genome harbors these coding sequences:
- the LOC106386457 gene encoding pumilio homolog 18-like, translating into MANGADPFPMTTPPRSAAARASVEQESPVVPPPPRFIPPRRFVNLTEENRSLINSLRSATSTLQETDTCMRSLRNLMTSEEDGGAAQFREVISELEAADLRRMAWFLTSHSGYFLTIARNKNGSYRLQKLLGKSNDVDTLFFAAFFRSFLDIMTDKEASFVFIQGLRVFSNVMKEALFPHILEHAVDLACDQHGCVALNRCITELDDPYCRIFFLYAVVVNALPFSYHAYGNFVVQHVLDLNDLQCTRNIAVNLRGHCVELSFERYGSYIMEKLLDTKESMVVVVEELLKCEGGRLVRLARGTYGNFVVYKALKVAQAEIATRDDLFWGLVNKLKPFRDLLGASCSYTIATFLDSID; encoded by the coding sequence atggCGAACGGCGCCGATCCCTTTCCGATGACGACACCGCCCCGTTCAGCCGCCGCAAGAGCATCCGTCGAACAAGAGTCTCCTGTGGTTCCTCCTCCTCCAAGATTCATCCCACCAAGAAGATTCGTCAATCTTACCGAAGAGAATCGATCGTTAATCAACTCACTTCGCTCTGCAACCTCTACACTTCAAGAAACGGACACGTGCATGCGATCGTTGCGCAACTTAATGACTAGCGAAGAAGACGGTGGTGCGGCTCAGTTTAGAGAGGTGATCTCAGAGTTAGAAGCAGCCGATCTTCGGAGGATGGCCTGGTTCCTGACGTCACACTCTGGTTACTTCTTGACCATCGCAAGAAACAAGAACGGCTCCTACCGCCTACAGAAGCTCCTCGGGAAATCAAACGACGTGGACACCTTATTCTTCGCCGCTTTCTTCCGCAGCTTCCTCGACATCATGACCGACAAGGAGGCGTCATTCGTTTTCATTCAAGGGCTGAGAGTTTTCAGCAACGTGATGAAGGAGGCATTGTTCCCCCACATTCTCGAGCACGCGGTTGATCTGGCGTGTGACCAACACGGCTGCGTCGCGCTAAACCGTTGCATAACCGAGTTGGACGATCCTTACTGCAGAATCTTTTTCTTGTACGCGGTCGTGGTGAACGCCCTCCCCTTCAGCTACCATGCTTACGGGAACTTCGTGGTGCAACACGTGCTTGACCTAAATGACTTGCAATGCACGCGTAACATTGCTGTTAACCTCCGTGGACACTGCGTTGAGCTTTCGTTCGAGAGGTATGGAAGCTATATCATGGAGAAGCTTTTGGATACGAAGGAGTCGATGGTTGTGGTGGTGGAAGAGCTTTTGAAGTGCGAAGGAGGTAGGTTGGTGAGACTGGCGAGGGGTACGTATGGGAACTTCGTGGTGTACAAGGCACTTAAAGTCGCGCAGGCGGAGATTGCTACTAGGGATGATCTGTTTTGGGGTTTGGTGAATAAGCTCAAGCCTTTTCGTGATCTCTTGGGTGCGTCTTGCTCTTACACCATTGCAACATTCTTGGACTCGATTGATTAG
- the LOC111211399 gene encoding dnaJ homolog subfamily B member 8 isoform X2, whose product MFATSSVLSPTSQSLFLSSHLPQIQFLYPIKFLGFPVTNRCYVGGSFYNRRSCDERRRRNRVIVPRARASSPYEVLGVSPSATPQDIKRAYRKLALKYHPDVNKEANAQEKFLRIKHAYTTLINSESRRKYGSDTRASGYSSTGQTTSRKSNSQVEEDFYGLGDFFKDLQEEFKNWEASASSQGKPKSLWEELAEIGEEFVEFLEKELNISDEDNDDGSSKNGERFDFEESSKSPGNNSNSTKNSIEDNIDEIEATLAQLKKDLGLQ is encoded by the exons ATGTTCGCAACATCTTCGGTTCTGTCTCCAACATCACAAAGTCTCTTCCTTTCCTCTCATCTTCCTCAAATTCAATTCCTTTATCCGATAAAATTTCTGGGTTTTCCCGTAACGAACCGGTGCTACGTCGGCGGTTCGTTCTATAACCGACGGAGCTGTGATGAAAGACGACGGAGGAATCGAGTCATAGTACCACGAGCTAGAGCCTCCTCTCCTTACGAGGTTCTTGGTGTGTCCCCATCAGCGACTCCTCAAGATATAAAGAGGGCTTACCGTAAACTTGCTCTCAAGTATCATCCTGATGTTAACAAAGAG GCAAATGCGCAGGAGAAGTTTCTGAGGATAAAACATGCGTACACCACTTTGATTAACTCTGAGTCACGGCGTAAGTACGGTTCAGATACTCGTGCTTCTGGTTACTCCTCTACGGGTCAAACAACAAGCAGGAAAAGCAACAGTCAAGTCGAGGAAGATTTCTATGGACTTG GGGATTTCTTCAAAGATCTTCAAGAAGAGTTTAAGAACTGGGAAGCTAGTGCGTCTTCACAAGGGAAACCTAAAAGTCTTTGGGAGGAACTAGCG GAAATTGGGGAAGAGTTTGTGGAGTTTCTTGAGAAAGAACTTAACATAAGCGATGAAGACAATGATGATGGATCAAGCAAAAATGGAGAAAGGTTTGATTTTGAAGAAAGCTCGAAATCACCAGGGAATAATAGTAATAGCACGAAGAACAGTATAGAAGACAACATTGATGAGATTGAAGCAACGCTAGCTCAGTTGAAAAAAGATCTTggcttgcaataa
- the LOC111211399 gene encoding dnaJ homolog subfamily B member 8 isoform X1: MFATSSVLSPTSQSLFLSSHLPQIQFLYPIKFLGFPVTNRCYVGGSFYNRRSCDERRRRNRVIVPRARASSPYEVLGVSPSATPQDIKRAYRKLALKYHPDVNKEANAQEKFLRIKHAYTTLINSESRRKYGSDTRASGYSSTGQTTSRKSNSQVEEDFYGLGEFVKDVQITIGDFFKDLQEEFKNWEASASSQGKPKSLWEELAEIGEEFVEFLEKELNISDEDNDDGSSKNGERFDFEESSKSPGNNSNSTKNSIEDNIDEIEATLAQLKKDLGLQ; the protein is encoded by the exons ATGTTCGCAACATCTTCGGTTCTGTCTCCAACATCACAAAGTCTCTTCCTTTCCTCTCATCTTCCTCAAATTCAATTCCTTTATCCGATAAAATTTCTGGGTTTTCCCGTAACGAACCGGTGCTACGTCGGCGGTTCGTTCTATAACCGACGGAGCTGTGATGAAAGACGACGGAGGAATCGAGTCATAGTACCACGAGCTAGAGCCTCCTCTCCTTACGAGGTTCTTGGTGTGTCCCCATCAGCGACTCCTCAAGATATAAAGAGGGCTTACCGTAAACTTGCTCTCAAGTATCATCCTGATGTTAACAAAGAG GCAAATGCGCAGGAGAAGTTTCTGAGGATAAAACATGCGTACACCACTTTGATTAACTCTGAGTCACGGCGTAAGTACGGTTCAGATACTCGTGCTTCTGGTTACTCCTCTACGGGTCAAACAACAAGCAGGAAAAGCAACAGTCAAGTCGAGGAAGATTTCTATGGACTTG GTGAATTCGTGAAGGATGTTCAAATAACAATAG GGGATTTCTTCAAAGATCTTCAAGAAGAGTTTAAGAACTGGGAAGCTAGTGCGTCTTCACAAGGGAAACCTAAAAGTCTTTGGGAGGAACTAGCG GAAATTGGGGAAGAGTTTGTGGAGTTTCTTGAGAAAGAACTTAACATAAGCGATGAAGACAATGATGATGGATCAAGCAAAAATGGAGAAAGGTTTGATTTTGAAGAAAGCTCGAAATCACCAGGGAATAATAGTAATAGCACGAAGAACAGTATAGAAGACAACATTGATGAGATTGAAGCAACGCTAGCTCAGTTGAAAAAAGATCTTggcttgcaataa
- the LOC106447203 gene encoding UDP-glycosyltransferase 76E1-like — protein MSLDLHIRFRPDQGERMEEEKRVKRRIVLVPVPAQGHVTPIMQLGKALHSKGFSITVVQTQYNRVTSSKDFSDFHFLTIPGSLTESDLKNLGPLQFLMKLNQICEATFKQCLGQLLKEQGDHDEVVCVVYDEYMHFSKAAAIEFQIPSVVFSTTSATAFLCRSVLAKVNAEKFLIDMKDVEMQDKLFPGLHPLRYKDLPTSAFGPIESMLRVYSETVNTGTASAVIINSASCLESLSLARLQQELQVPVYPIGPLHIAASAPSSLLEEDRSCIEWLNMQKPRSVIYISLGSLALMETKDALEMAWGLSNSNQPFLWVIRPGSIPPSEWTESLPEEFSKLVSERGYIVKWAPQMEVLRHPAVGGFWSHCGWNSTLESIGEGVPMICRPFTGDQKVNARYLESTWRNGIQMEGELEKEAVERAVKRLLVDEVGAEMRKSVVDLKEKLEASVKSGGSSCSSLDNFVNSLKTKNFMQQ, from the exons ATGTCTCTCGACCTACATATCAGATTCAGACCAGATCAAGGTGAAAGAATGGAGGAAGAAAAGCGAGTGAAGAGAAGAATTGTTTTAGTTCCAGTTCCAGCGCAAGGTCATGTCACTCCTATTATGCAACTCGGGAAAGCTCTTCACTCCAAAGGCTTCTCCATCACTGTTGTTCAGACACAGTACAATCGAGTTACCTCTTCCAAAGACTTCTCTGATTTTCACTTTCTCACCATCCCAGGCAGTTTAACCGAGTCTGATCTCAAAAACCTCGGTCCACTCCAGTTTTTGATGAAGCTCAATCAAATCTGCGAGGCGACTTTTAAGCAATGTTTAGGTCAACTGCTGAAGGAACAAGGTGACCATGATGAGGTTGTTTGCGTTGTCTATGATGAGTACATGCATTTCTCGAAAGCTGCAGCTATTGAGTTTCAAATTCCGAGTGTTGTCTTCAGTACTACAAGTGCTACTGCCTTTCTCTGCCGCTCTGTTTTAGCCAAAGTCAACGCAGAGAAGTTCTTGATCGACATGAAAG ATGTTGAAATGCAAGACAAGTTGTTTCCAGGGTTGCATCCTCTAAGGTACAAGGATCTACCAACTTCAGCATTTGGGCCAATAGAGAGTATGCTCAGGGTTTACAGTGAAACCGTTAACACTGGAACAGCTTCCGCTGTTATCATCAACTCAGCGAGCTGTCTAGAGAGCTTGTCTTTGGCACGGTTGCAACAAGAACTACAAGTTCCGGTATATCCCATTGGTCCGCTTCACATTGCAGCTTCTGCACCATCTAGTCTGCTAGAAGAGGACAGAAGCTGCATCGAGTGGTTGAACATGCAGAAACCAAGATCAGTTATATACATAAGCTTGGGAAGCTTAGCTCTAATGGAAACCAAAGACGCCTTGGAGATGGCTTGGGGGTTGAGTAATAGCAACCAACCTTTCTTGTGGGTGATCAGACCCGGTTCCATTCCTCCCTCGGAGTGGACAGAGTCCTTACCGGAGGAGTTCAGCAAGTTGGTTTCAGAGAGAGGTTACATTGTGAAATGGGCGCCGCAGATGGAAGTTCTCAGACATCCTGCTGTAGGAGGGTTTTGGAGTCACTGTGGATGGAACTCGACGCTAGAGAGCATTGGGGAAGGTGTTCCAATGATCTGTAGGCCTTTTACAGGTGACCAGAAAGTGAATGCGAGGTACTTAGAGAGTACTTGGAGAAATGGGATTCAGATGGAGGGAGAGCTGGAGAAAGAAGCTGTGGAGAGAGCTGTGAAGAGGTTGCTTGTGGATGAAGTAGGAGCAGAGATGAGGAAGAGTGTTGTTGATTTGAAAGAGAAGTTGGAAGCCTCTGTTAAAAGTGGAGGTTCCTCATGCAGCTCATTAGACAACTTTGTTAATTCCTTGAAAACGAAGAATTTCATGCAGCAATGA
- the LOC106447205 gene encoding protein SENSITIVITY TO RED LIGHT REDUCED 1 encodes MVKNTSDGEWTVVLPSKRRQGRRKPKPKIQEEEEEEKPWKSDDLEIDPQRQARVKLKMENSIKKVESSKFYTTFLEQLNCPEVSDQFRLVLGTETQLQMVMYGIGSIESYESPRFQLSIAILMKREFDWVGNIEVFDPVLSVTESSVLESFGCTVLSVNEQARREALKPTLFFMPHCEANLYNNLLQANWRMDRLSRIALFGNSFQMYEEQVTLDPGVIRATKRIIAARRITSEFAIETVSDDYFPAFHDSSWHFFSSCLDSELPLLVSEGL; translated from the coding sequence ATGGTTAAAAACACTAGTGATGGTGAGTGGACAGTGGTCTTACCTAGTAAACGAAGACAGGGGAGAAGAAAACCTAAACCTAAGAttcaggaagaagaagaagaagagaagccaTGGAAGTCAGATGATCTTGAGATCGATCCTCAAAGGCAAGCAAGAGTGAAGCTGAAGATGGAAAACTCTATCAAGAAAGTCGAGAGCTCAAAATTCTACACTACATTCTTGGAACAGCTCAACTGCCCCGAGGTTTCGGACCAGTTTCGCCTCGTGTTGGGAACCGAAACACAGCTTCAGATGGTGATGTATGGTATAGGAAGCATCGAGTCTTACGAATCTCCTAGGTTTCAGCTCAGCATTGCAATCTTGATGAAGAGGGAGTTTGATTGGGTTGGTAACATTGAAGTATTCGATCCGGTTCTCTCGGTGACTGAATCTAGTGTTCTGGAATCGTTTGGATGTACTGTTTTGTCTGTGAACGAGCAAGCTCGTAGGGAAGCTTTGAAGCCTACTCTTTTCTTCATGCCGCACTGTGAAGCCAATCTGTATAACAACCTGTTGCAAGCAAACTGGAGGATGGATAGGTTGTCGAGAATCGCGTTGTTTGGGAACAGCTTTCAGATGTATGAGGAGCAGGTGACGTTAGACCCGGGAGTCATCCGTGCCACCAAACGGATCATAGCTGCACGAAGAATCACTAGTGAGTTTGCTATTGAGACGGTATCTGATGATTATTTTCCAGCGTTCCATGATTCAAGCTGGCATTTTTTCAGCTCCTGTTTAGACTCGGAGCTGCCATTGTTGGTTTCAGAGGGATTATAG
- the LOC106447206 gene encoding E3 ubiquitin-protein ligase RDUF2-like codes for MPSTPPTTPSTTSYWCYSCTRFVSVWAEHGTTEGLACPHCDGGFIEEVTDSSSAAAAAELASPASAEVRSINSSRRSVIRRRRSSRRPSFNPVIVLQGGAGEGEDGDAARDRRAFEFYYDDGSGSGLRPLPDSVSEILMGSGFERLLEQLSQIEAAGGGIGRSGNPPASKSAIESLPRVEISDCHITAEANCAVCTEVFEAETEAREMPCKHIFHEDCIVPWLSIRNSCPVCRFEIPSESNQQGSSEEGDSAVGMTIWRLPGGGFAVGRFNAAMRDGERVLPVVLTEMDGGGLGGNSEGPRRISWVRGNGAVESDGSNGGGSGSGGRLRRMVRGVVSLMRRVRPNRGSNLSSAAVSSSDSEVESRVMDRSNSVLRRYFGRNRSNRGSSVLH; via the coding sequence ATGCCGTCAACGCCGCCTACAACTCCGTCCACGACGTCGTATTGGTGTTACAGCTGCACGCGATTCGTCAGCGTCTGGGCTGAACACGGCACCACCGAGGGCCTCGCTTGTCCTCACTGCGACGGCGGATTCATCGAAGAAGTCACCGAttcctcctccgccgccgccgccgccgaaTTAGCCTCCCCAGCTTCCGCCGAAGTTAGATCGATCAACAGCAGCCGTAGATCCGTGATTAGACGGCGGAGATCCAGTCGCCGTCCCTCTTTTAACCCCGTCATCGTTCTCCAAGGAGGCGCCGGCGAGGGAGAAGACGGAGACGCGGCTAGGGACCGACGCGCTTTCGAGTTTTACTACGATGACGGATCCGGATCGGGTCTCAGACCTCTTCCGGATTCAGTATCCGAGATCCTGATGGGATCCGGATTCGAGCGGTTGCTCGAGCAGCTGAGTCAAATCGAGGCGGCGGGTGGCGGAATCGGCAGATCCGGGAACCCGCCGGCGTCGAAATCGGCGATTGAGTCTTTGCCGAGAGTCGAAATCTCCGATTGCCATATAACCGCGGAGGCGAACTGCGCGGTGTGCACGGAGGTTTTCGAGGCGGAGACGGAGGCGCGTGAGATGCCGTGTAAGCATATTTTCCACGAGGACTGCATCGTGCCGTGGCTTTCGATTAGGAACTCGTGCCCGGTCTGCAGATTCGAGATTCCTTCGGAGTCTAACCAACAAGGGAGCAGCGAGGAGGGTGATAGCGCCGTGGGGATGACGATATGGAGACTCCCCGGAGGAGGGTTTGCTGTCGGGAGGTTTAACGCGGCGATGAGAGATGGGGAGAGAGTGTTGCCTGTTGTGTTGACGGAGATGGATGGTGGTGGGCTTGGGGGTAACAGCGAGGGGCCTAGACGGATCTCGTGGGTTAGAGGTAACGGGGCTGTTGAATCAGATGGTAGTAACGGTGGTGGATCCGGGTCGGGAGGGAGGTTGAGACGGATGGTTCGTGGAGTGGTGTCGTTGATGAGGAGAGTGAGACCGAACCGTGGGTCGAATTTATCTTCTGCTGCTGTTTCATCTTCGGACAGTGAAGTGGAATCTAGGGTTATGGATCGGTCTAATTCAGTGCTGAGGAGATACTTTGGGAGGAACAGAAGTAACAGAGGTTCTTCAGTTCTGCATTGA